Proteins from one bacterium genomic window:
- a CDS encoding VOC family protein: MVASTSPIRPSGLDHVVLRVADLERSVAFYGEILGCPVERRLDELGLVQLRAGSALIDLVGLDTRLGRAGGGPVAPDGRNVDHFALTLDTFDEAAIRAHLEAHDVEAGDTGERYGATGFGPSIYIRDPDGNVVELKARGESDG; encoded by the coding sequence GTGGTCGCGTCGACCTCCCCGATCCGGCCGAGCGGACTCGATCACGTCGTCCTCCGGGTCGCCGACCTCGAGCGATCGGTCGCCTTCTACGGCGAGATCCTCGGCTGCCCGGTCGAGCGGCGCCTCGACGAGCTCGGGCTCGTCCAGCTCCGGGCGGGGAGTGCGCTGATCGATCTCGTCGGGCTCGACACGCGCCTCGGCCGCGCCGGTGGAGGGCCGGTCGCACCGGACGGCCGCAACGTCGACCACTTCGCGCTGACCCTCGACACCTTCGACGAAGCCGCGATCCGGGCCCACCTCGAAGCCCACGACGTCGAGGCCGGAGACACGGGCGAGCGGTACGGGGCGACGGGCTTCGGACCCTCCATCTACATCCGCGATCCCGACGGGAACGTCGTCGAGCTCAAGGCGCGCGGAGAGAGCGATGGCTGA
- a CDS encoding D-alanine--D-alanine ligase, translating to MEKLRVGLLFGGRSVEHDVSIVSAASILGALDRDRYDVSLIGVDPEGGWHLIDADALEALPDASLSDALAQPDVFLPATAGASELQAANAGPAPGPAGRVDVVFPIIHGRGGEDGALQGLLEMAELPYVGSGVLSSAAQMDKDVAKRLLAHAGLPVTPWITFSPAELDREGLPAAAERVETELGLPVYVKPANSGSSVGISRADDTASLVAAIDLARRYDRKVVVEANVDGREVEVAVLGNDHPEASVVGEIRATQAFYDYDAKYRDDATELIIPANLEPELAGSIRATAIEAYRALGAEGMARVDFLVDRETHQIYVNELNSLPGFTSVSMYPKLWEATGLPYTELLDRLIELALERHDHRSKLETHAPPPLER from the coding sequence ATGGAAAAGCTGCGCGTGGGGCTCCTCTTCGGAGGTCGCTCGGTCGAGCACGACGTCTCGATCGTATCGGCGGCCTCGATCCTCGGTGCGCTCGACCGGGACCGCTACGACGTGTCGTTGATCGGCGTCGATCCAGAGGGTGGCTGGCACCTGATCGATGCCGATGCCCTCGAGGCGCTGCCGGACGCGAGTCTCTCGGACGCCCTCGCCCAGCCCGACGTCTTTCTGCCCGCCACGGCGGGGGCGAGCGAGCTGCAGGCCGCGAACGCCGGGCCGGCGCCGGGGCCCGCGGGTCGTGTCGACGTCGTCTTCCCGATCATCCACGGACGCGGCGGCGAGGACGGCGCGCTCCAGGGCCTGCTCGAGATGGCCGAGCTCCCCTACGTCGGCTCCGGCGTGCTCAGCTCCGCCGCGCAGATGGACAAGGACGTGGCCAAGCGATTGCTCGCCCACGCCGGTCTGCCGGTCACGCCGTGGATCACCTTCTCGCCCGCAGAGCTCGACCGCGAAGGGCTCCCCGCCGCGGCGGAGCGCGTCGAGACCGAGCTCGGTCTGCCGGTCTACGTGAAGCCCGCGAACTCGGGCTCCTCGGTCGGCATCTCCCGCGCCGACGACACCGCGAGCCTCGTCGCCGCGATCGATCTGGCGCGGCGCTACGACCGCAAGGTCGTCGTCGAAGCGAACGTGGACGGGCGGGAGGTCGAGGTCGCGGTCCTCGGCAACGATCATCCCGAGGCGAGCGTCGTCGGCGAGATTCGCGCGACCCAGGCCTTCTACGACTACGACGCGAAGTATCGGGACGACGCGACGGAGCTGATCATTCCCGCGAATCTCGAGCCCGAGCTCGCAGGCTCGATCCGCGCGACCGCGATCGAGGCCTACCGTGCGCTCGGTGCGGAAGGGATGGCACGCGTCGACTTCCTCGTCGATCGCGAGACCCACCAGATCTACGTGAACGAGCTGAACAGCCTGCCGGGCTTCACCAGCGTGTCGATGTATCCGAAGCTGTGGGAAGCGACCGGCCTGCCCTACACGGAGCTTCTCGACCGCCTGATCGAGCTCGCCCTCGAACGACACGATCACCGGTCGAAGCTCGAAACCCACGCTCCGCCTCCTCTGGAACGTTAG
- a CDS encoding TIGR01777 family oxidoreductase: MGESTTEKRAGGVLITGATGLIGGLLLPGLRDRFAWVRSLSRSGSAPAAGIEARTWDGLDPGTTALDGVDTIVHLAGEPIFGGLPSRARLARVRASRIESTRRLVERIAERAEADRPKTLVCASAVGIYADGGDSPLDESTPAGDGFLAKVCRDWEAAADAATALGLRVVKIRIGVVLSKEGGALALMYRPFAMGVGGRLGSGRQFFPWIHADDLVRVIERAIDEPIEGAINAVAPESVRNEELTRSLGKVLGRPTFLPVPAFAIRTALGEVASELLDSKRVVPARLEEMGFAFRYPTLESALEAELG, from the coding sequence TTGGGCGAATCGACGACGGAGAAGCGGGCGGGCGGCGTGCTGATCACCGGGGCGACCGGTCTGATCGGCGGCCTGTTGCTGCCCGGCCTGCGGGATCGCTTCGCGTGGGTCCGCTCGCTCTCGCGGTCCGGGAGCGCACCGGCCGCAGGAATCGAAGCGCGGACCTGGGACGGACTCGATCCCGGCACGACCGCCCTCGACGGCGTCGACACGATCGTCCATCTCGCGGGCGAGCCGATCTTCGGCGGTCTGCCGAGCCGTGCCCGGCTGGCGCGGGTCCGCGCCAGCCGGATCGAGTCGACGCGGCGCCTCGTCGAGCGAATCGCCGAGCGCGCCGAGGCGGACCGACCGAAGACCCTCGTCTGCGCCTCCGCAGTCGGGATCTACGCGGACGGAGGTGATTCGCCGCTCGACGAATCGACGCCGGCCGGCGACGGCTTCCTTGCGAAGGTCTGTCGGGACTGGGAGGCGGCGGCGGACGCGGCGACGGCCCTCGGGCTGCGCGTCGTCAAGATCCGGATCGGCGTCGTCCTCTCGAAGGAAGGTGGGGCGCTCGCCTTGATGTACCGGCCCTTCGCGATGGGGGTCGGCGGTCGGCTCGGGAGCGGTCGTCAATTCTTCCCCTGGATCCACGCCGACGATCTCGTGCGGGTGATCGAGCGGGCGATCGACGAGCCGATCGAAGGCGCGATCAACGCCGTCGCCCCGGAGTCCGTGCGAAACGAGGAGCTCACCCGGTCTCTCGGAAAGGTGCTCGGTCGGCCGACGTTCCTGCCCGTCCCCGCTTTCGCGATCCGGACGGCGCTCGGCGAGGTCGCCAGCGAGCTGCTCGACAGCAAGCGGGTGGTGCCGGCGAGGCTCGAAGAGATGGGCTTCGCGTTCCGGTACCCGACGCTCGAGAGCGCCCTCGAGGCCGAGCTCGGCTAG
- a CDS encoding UvrD-helicase domain-containing protein — MNSDFDADLDELFDGPAEPEPHPSATPGDLTEQIFAGLNPAQRKAVETTEGPLLVLAGAGSGKTRVLTNRIAYLVGVCGIPAEQILAVTFTNKAAGEMKERVEKLLGPAMGDISIGTFHSIGVRILRRDIGHLARSRGFVIYDDADTLGVIKEVLKADGLDPKVHDPRRIRWQIDQWKNAGLLPPAAAERAKDLDEEMIAGLYAKYQRKLGDAEALDFGDLLLLTAELFRKHPRVLDYYRDKYSYILVDEYQDTNGVQYGLIGQLAAGHRNLCVVGDPDQSIYAWRGADIRNILDFEQDYPDATVIKLEQNYRSTQPILSGASAVIQNNYDRKDKDLFTEQEGGSPIRFYEAEDDREEAQFVVKNILAANRAEDVPFGHIAILYRTNAQSRSFEEELLKYDIPYTIVGGQRFYERKEIKDILSYLRLLVNPRDDAALRRIYNVPARGIGKASWEKIEAHAVTRGLPLMEAMREAVEGQLIGRTSGKVAAFLDMLDNFRSSPEGGLAIGGTLEGLPLEDMIARVMDATGYIRALEKEDTPEAEARLDNLRELLSSARDFHAVNEDELADEERSELELYLDQVALISDLDNYEDREDRVSMMTVHSAKGLEFPIVFLVGMEERIFPHASSSRDEAGLEEERRLCYVAMTRAMDHLFLTCAAERFRYGDRSYQSPSRFLQEIPDELIETLGTANRGARSRYTDSSESRSSSGYDYSYAQDEPGEGEGVAIGTQVRHPVFGRGEVLAVLGSDLNQKLRIKFERAGVKTVMVKYANLELA; from the coding sequence GTGAACTCCGACTTCGACGCCGATCTCGACGAACTCTTCGACGGCCCCGCCGAGCCCGAACCGCATCCTTCCGCGACGCCGGGCGACCTGACGGAGCAGATCTTCGCCGGCCTGAATCCGGCCCAGCGCAAGGCGGTCGAGACGACCGAAGGCCCGCTCCTCGTCCTGGCCGGGGCCGGCTCCGGCAAGACCCGCGTCCTCACGAACCGGATCGCCTACCTGGTCGGCGTCTGCGGGATTCCGGCCGAGCAGATCCTGGCCGTCACGTTCACGAACAAGGCCGCCGGCGAGATGAAGGAGCGCGTCGAGAAGCTCCTCGGTCCGGCGATGGGCGACATCTCGATCGGGACGTTCCACTCGATCGGCGTTCGGATCCTCCGGCGTGACATTGGCCATCTCGCGCGCAGCCGCGGCTTCGTGATCTACGACGACGCGGACACCCTCGGCGTGATCAAGGAAGTGCTCAAGGCCGACGGCCTCGACCCGAAGGTTCACGATCCGCGGCGCATTCGCTGGCAGATCGACCAGTGGAAGAATGCCGGCCTGCTCCCGCCTGCCGCCGCGGAGCGTGCCAAGGATCTCGACGAGGAGATGATCGCCGGGCTCTACGCGAAGTATCAGCGCAAGCTCGGCGATGCCGAGGCCCTCGACTTCGGGGATCTGCTGCTCCTGACCGCGGAGCTCTTCCGCAAGCACCCCCGTGTCCTCGACTACTACCGTGATAAGTACAGCTACATCCTCGTCGACGAGTACCAGGATACGAACGGCGTGCAGTACGGCCTGATCGGTCAGCTCGCCGCGGGCCATCGGAACCTGTGCGTCGTCGGCGACCCCGACCAGTCGATCTACGCGTGGCGCGGCGCGGACATCCGGAACATCCTCGACTTCGAGCAGGACTATCCCGACGCGACGGTGATCAAGCTCGAGCAGAACTACCGCTCGACCCAGCCGATCCTGTCCGGCGCCTCCGCGGTCATCCAGAACAACTACGACCGCAAGGACAAGGACCTCTTCACCGAGCAGGAAGGCGGCTCGCCGATCCGCTTCTACGAGGCCGAGGACGACCGGGAAGAGGCGCAGTTCGTGGTCAAGAACATCCTCGCCGCGAATCGCGCCGAGGACGTCCCCTTCGGCCACATCGCGATCCTCTACCGGACCAACGCCCAGTCGCGCTCCTTCGAAGAAGAGCTCCTCAAGTACGACATCCCCTACACGATCGTGGGCGGCCAGCGCTTCTACGAACGCAAGGAGATCAAGGACATCCTCTCCTATCTCCGGCTGCTCGTGAATCCGCGCGACGACGCGGCGCTCCGGCGGATCTACAACGTGCCGGCCCGCGGGATCGGCAAGGCGAGCTGGGAGAAGATCGAGGCGCACGCGGTCACGCGCGGCCTCCCGCTGATGGAGGCGATGCGCGAGGCGGTCGAGGGGCAGCTGATCGGGCGCACGAGCGGCAAGGTCGCCGCCTTCCTCGACATGCTCGACAACTTCCGCTCGTCCCCGGAAGGCGGTCTCGCGATCGGCGGAACCCTGGAGGGCCTCCCGCTCGAGGACATGATCGCCCGCGTGATGGACGCGACCGGCTACATCCGCGCCCTCGAGAAGGAAGACACGCCCGAAGCCGAGGCGCGACTCGACAACCTTCGCGAGCTCCTTTCGTCGGCGCGGGACTTCCACGCCGTGAACGAGGACGAGCTCGCCGACGAGGAACGGAGTGAGCTCGAGCTCTACCTCGACCAGGTGGCGCTCATCTCGGACCTCGACAACTACGAGGACCGGGAAGACCGGGTCTCGATGATGACCGTCCACTCGGCGAAAGGCCTCGAGTTTCCGATCGTGTTCCTGGTCGGGATGGAGGAGCGGATCTTTCCGCACGCGTCCTCGAGTCGAGACGAGGCCGGGCTCGAGGAGGAGCGGAGACTCTGCTACGTGGCGATGACCCGCGCGATGGACCATCTCTTCCTGACCTGCGCAGCGGAGCGCTTCCGTTACGGCGATCGCTCCTACCAGTCGCCGAGTCGATTTCTGCAGGAAATTCCGGACGAGCTGATCGAGACGCTCGGCACGGCGAACCGCGGCGCGCGATCCCGCTACACGGACTCGAGCGAATCGCGCTCGTCGAGCGGATACGACTACTCCTATGCCCAGGACGAGCCGGGCGAGGGGGAAGGCGTCGCGATCGGGACCCAGGTCCGCCATCCGGTGTTCGGGCGCGGCGAAGTCCTCGCGGTGCTCGGCAGCGATCTGAACCAGAAGCTGCGGATCAAGTTCGAGCGCGCCGGCGTGAAGACCGTGATGGTCAAGTACGCCAACCTCGAACTCGCCTGA
- a CDS encoding crotonase/enoyl-CoA hydratase family protein has translation MKVRTEVDGGLFVVTITRPEVRNCVDRETAAALADAFRKFDEDDALEVAILNGEDGCFCAGADLKEASGGGSNANKVMEDGDGPMGPSRMLLGKPVIAAVEGFAVAGGLELAVWCDLRVAARDAVFGVYCRRWGVPLVDGGTIRLPRLIGQSHAMDLILTGRGVSGDEAKTMGLVNRLVEPGGALEAAKALGREIAAFPQRCMRNDRMSAITQWSLDLDSALLAETKLGLEVIRSGETREGATRFAKGAGRHGSFSG, from the coding sequence ATGAAGGTCCGAACCGAAGTGGACGGCGGTCTCTTCGTCGTCACGATCACACGGCCCGAGGTCCGTAACTGCGTCGATCGCGAAACGGCCGCGGCCCTCGCGGACGCGTTCCGGAAGTTCGACGAGGACGACGCGCTCGAAGTCGCGATCCTGAACGGGGAGGACGGCTGCTTCTGCGCCGGCGCCGACCTGAAGGAGGCGAGCGGCGGGGGATCGAACGCGAACAAGGTGATGGAGGACGGCGACGGGCCGATGGGACCGTCGCGGATGCTCCTCGGCAAGCCGGTGATCGCGGCGGTCGAGGGCTTCGCCGTCGCGGGGGGACTCGAGCTCGCGGTCTGGTGTGACCTGCGCGTCGCCGCGCGGGACGCGGTCTTCGGCGTCTATTGTCGCCGCTGGGGCGTGCCGCTCGTGGACGGGGGCACGATCCGGCTGCCCCGCCTGATCGGTCAGAGCCATGCGATGGACCTGATCCTGACCGGTCGCGGCGTCTCGGGCGACGAGGCGAAGACGATGGGCCTCGTGAACCGGCTCGTCGAGCCGGGAGGGGCGCTCGAGGCGGCGAAAGCGCTGGGGCGCGAGATCGCCGCGTTCCCACAGAGGTGCATGCGCAACGACCGGATGTCCGCGATCACCCAGTGGAGCCTCGATCTGGATTCGGCGCTGCTCGCGGAGACGAAGCTCGGCCTCGAAGTGATCCGATCGGGCGAGACCCGCGAGGGTGCCACGCGCTTCGCGAAGGGCGCGGGGCGCCACGGCAGCTTCAGCGGCTAG
- a CDS encoding class II aldolase/adducin family protein, whose protein sequence is MADPALEATLRDVLETLQEMDRASLTEGTAGNVSARTDDGRVVLSPTALPYAGMTANDLVVTDLDGGVLQGDRAPTTEIDLHLACLRRHADIRSVVHTHAVHASMFAVAGQTIPCVLEEFEYYVGGDVLVAPYQRTGTAALGEAAAERLDDRAAVLLANHGLVVVGASAAEALQLTKLVERAARIVWGARALGEPIPLPTAIREEFAASYLDRRRKATVRD, encoded by the coding sequence ATGGCTGATCCCGCCCTCGAAGCCACGCTCCGCGACGTGCTCGAGACGCTGCAGGAGATGGACCGCGCGAGCCTTACCGAAGGCACCGCCGGCAACGTCTCCGCGCGCACCGACGACGGCCGCGTCGTCCTCTCGCCGACCGCCCTCCCCTATGCGGGCATGACCGCGAACGATCTCGTCGTGACCGATCTCGACGGGGGCGTGCTGCAGGGCGATCGCGCGCCGACCACCGAGATCGACCTCCATCTCGCCTGCCTGCGTCGCCACGCGGACATCCGCTCCGTCGTCCATACCCACGCGGTCCACGCTTCGATGTTCGCCGTGGCCGGCCAGACGATCCCGTGCGTGCTCGAGGAGTTCGAGTACTACGTGGGCGGCGACGTCCTGGTGGCGCCCTATCAGCGGACCGGGACCGCGGCCCTGGGCGAGGCCGCGGCGGAGCGACTCGACGACCGGGCCGCCGTGCTCCTCGCGAACCATGGTCTCGTGGTCGTCGGCGCGAGCGCCGCCGAAGCGCTCCAGTTGACGAAGCTCGTCGAGCGCGCCGCGCGGATCGTCTGGGGCGCGCGGGCCCTGGGCGAACCGATCCCGCTCCCGACGGCGATCCGGGAAGAGTTCGCGGCGTCCTATCTCGACCGCCGGCGCAAGGCGACCGTGCGCGACTGA